Proteins co-encoded in one Flavobacteriaceae bacterium MAR_2009_75 genomic window:
- a CDS encoding putative outer membrane starch-binding protein, translated as MKTNRNINKITIVLAAIFGLSLSCSDEFLEVPPTGVLADAQVSSAEGIDGLLIGAYSMLNGYLSGNRGSTPNNWLTGSILGGDANKGTDPGDGANLATFQRFQADATFAEINELWNARYEGINRCNVVLKTVDENLDALTAEKIKNVRAEARMLRGHFYFDLKKQFNNIVVFDENVPTEEISQIPNNGDAWVQIEADFQFAYDNLPVQTDAGRVNKWAAAAYMGKAKLYQGNYVEAKEWFDDFIANGVNFNGEKFTLLPNYPEIFNAENDNHNETVMDVESSNATGSVYNANWFDDLNYPYLTGVEGPGDCCGFFQPSFELANSFRTSAEGLPLLDRSYRDPANELVTDMGVASTADFTPDAGPVDPRLDFSVGRRDIPYLGWKPHPGQAWIRVQSYGGPYSPKKFVYYAGQDGSFTDTSSWTRGYATMNYPIIRYADVLLMAAEAEIEAGSLEQARTYVNMVRERAANSEHWIKNEDGSDAANYVISEYPASQFASKESATEAVRFERKLELSGEGHRFFDLVRWGIADKEINEYLDYEVQYLTSAYSGGQFTAGKDEYRAIPQTQLDLQPGVLTQNPGY; from the coding sequence ATGAAAACAAATAGAAATATTAACAAGATAACAATTGTTTTGGCGGCCATTTTTGGTCTCAGTCTATCCTGCAGCGATGAGTTCTTAGAGGTTCCCCCTACAGGAGTATTGGCTGATGCACAGGTAAGTTCCGCCGAAGGAATCGATGGGCTATTAATTGGAGCATATTCCATGCTAAATGGATATTTGAGCGGTAATCGTGGCTCTACTCCCAACAATTGGCTGACCGGGTCTATTTTAGGTGGAGATGCAAACAAAGGAACCGATCCAGGCGACGGGGCAAATCTAGCCACTTTTCAAAGGTTTCAAGCGGATGCTACTTTCGCTGAAATCAATGAATTATGGAATGCCCGTTATGAAGGAATCAACCGCTGTAATGTAGTTTTAAAGACTGTCGACGAAAACCTAGATGCTCTTACAGCGGAAAAAATAAAAAATGTAAGAGCTGAAGCTCGAATGCTTCGAGGGCACTTTTATTTTGACTTAAAAAAACAATTTAACAACATTGTTGTTTTTGACGAAAATGTACCTACAGAAGAAATTTCTCAAATCCCAAATAATGGTGATGCTTGGGTTCAAATTGAAGCTGATTTTCAGTTTGCCTATGACAATTTGCCTGTACAAACCGATGCGGGAAGAGTTAATAAATGGGCAGCGGCGGCCTATATGGGTAAAGCCAAATTGTACCAAGGTAATTATGTCGAGGCTAAAGAATGGTTCGACGATTTTATAGCAAATGGTGTAAACTTCAACGGTGAAAAGTTTACTTTACTACCAAATTATCCAGAGATTTTTAATGCCGAGAATGATAATCATAATGAAACGGTTATGGATGTTGAATCGTCAAATGCTACTGGTAGCGTGTATAATGCCAATTGGTTTGATGATTTGAATTACCCGTACCTCACCGGTGTTGAAGGGCCTGGTGATTGCTGCGGATTCTTTCAGCCAAGTTTTGAGCTGGCAAATTCATTTCGAACATCGGCAGAAGGTTTACCTCTTTTAGATAGATCATATCGAGATCCTGCCAACGAATTAGTAACCGACATGGGGGTGGCTTCAACTGCTGATTTTACTCCTGATGCTGGTCCGGTTGACCCAAGATTAGATTTTTCAGTAGGAAGAAGAGATATCCCGTACTTAGGTTGGAAACCTCACCCAGGTCAAGCTTGGATTCGTGTTCAGAGCTATGGTGGCCCGTATTCACCAAAGAAATTTGTTTACTACGCTGGGCAAGATGGATCATTTACTGATACAAGCTCATGGACAAGGGGTTACGCCACCATGAATTATCCAATTATTCGCTACGCAGATGTTTTGTTAATGGCAGCTGAGGCAGAAATTGAGGCAGGAAGCTTGGAGCAGGCCCGCACCTATGTTAATATGGTTAGGGAAAGAGCTGCTAACTCTGAACATTGGATTAAAAATGAAGATGGTTCTGATGCGGCTAATTATGTGATTTCTGAATATCCCGCTTCACAATTTGCAAGCAAAGAATCTGCTACGGAAGCAGTTCGTTTTGAACGTAAATTAGAGCTTTCAGGTGAAGGTCATCGATTTTTTGACTTGGTACGTTGGGGCATCGCTGATAAAGAAATTAATGAATATCTTGATTACGAAGTTCAATATTTAACGAGCGCTTATTCTGGGGGTCAATTTACCGCTGGTAAAGATGAATATAGAGCAATTCCTCAAACACAACTTGATTTGCAGCCTGGTGTATTGACACAGAATCCTGGTTATTAA
- a CDS encoding TonB-linked SusC/RagA family outer membrane protein: MNQKRDFNSLRSKSKVSIAGLGLFSILMCFGSQSVHAYSEKIPDLKEDFRIQSTVTGIVVDSEGVPLPGANVFEKGTTNGTQTDFDGNFSLDVDSQATLVISYLGFKSQQVAVNGQSNISITLAEDSAQLEEVVVTGYQTETKRETTAAVSVVQAEKLAAIPSGNVEQQLQGRVAGVTVLTNGQPGTTSQIRIRGFGAFGGNEPLYVVDGLPVGNTEFLNPDDIATTTVLKDAAAASIYGARAANGVVVYTTKSGSRGKRKTEMTINISSGVSDPNSNGAIETLSPLDQARYTHLAYENNAAVSGEPVDYNHPQYGSNATPVLPEYLYADGLNGVSASEINFAQIAQNYEADPENTFLIKSNLAGTNWYKAITRIAPISRFSVGFDGGTDNGRFYSSISGQTQAGILLNNDFERYTARFNSEWDIAPWLSIGENFQVTYRSVTGGFGGEGGIGGADDESRITDAIRMSQIIPVYDEFGSFASTKAAGFGNPRNPVRVLKNDDGNDQAYGIGGTGNVYVLLKPIDGLTLRSSLGGTYNNSHYVSYSYRYLGDAEPQANNGFSEGSSYFFGWTFTNTASYDKVFGKHRIKALAGIEALNTGKGRNINGSGTNPFSTDVDFQSLSVVQNPVVNSSQFKGVNFYSIFGKLDYNFDEKYYLTGVLRRDGASRFGGNNRYGTFPAVSGAWRVIAEPFMQNQDFINDLKVRGGWGQMGNSNNVNPNNQYSLYASSRAGTFYQTTGQASGADEGFAASRIGNANAKWETSTSTNIGFDLSLFNNRLEFIFDWWKKDTEDLLYQLPLPGVTGNFAAAPSVNIAKMSNKGVDFEIIGRGNLADDFTFEASVTAAFLKNEIVSLAPGIEFFDGPAVRDIRATRNAVGQSLSAFYGYNVVGYFNTQAEVDANVYTNDEGETLPAQDGQGLGRFKYEDVDGDGRITPDDRKFLGSPVPDFTGGLTLNLKYKQLEFETFWYTSIGNEIWNQTKWYTDFYGTFEGAAKGTAAYKSWTPELGNNAVAPRWESASNFSTNTVGNSWYVEDGTYVRLQRLALSYDFRDLTESLGLTKLRIGLAANNIWTITNYGGIDPGVGGGVDTNFGIDIGNYPVSPQYLINFEIGI; encoded by the coding sequence ATGAATCAAAAACGTGATTTCAATTCGTTAAGATCCAAAAGCAAGGTCTCAATTGCCGGCTTAGGTCTCTTTTCGATTCTGATGTGCTTTGGCTCCCAGTCCGTCCACGCATATTCAGAAAAAATTCCTGATCTTAAGGAAGATTTTAGAATTCAATCCACTGTTACCGGAATAGTGGTCGATAGTGAAGGTGTCCCCCTTCCTGGCGCCAATGTCTTTGAAAAAGGCACCACAAACGGGACTCAAACCGACTTTGACGGTAATTTTAGTTTGGATGTAGATTCACAGGCTACTCTTGTTATTAGCTATTTAGGTTTTAAATCTCAGCAAGTAGCAGTTAATGGTCAATCTAATATCAGTATTACCTTGGCAGAAGACTCCGCGCAGTTAGAAGAGGTAGTCGTTACGGGTTATCAAACCGAAACAAAGCGTGAAACGACCGCGGCCGTATCTGTAGTACAAGCAGAAAAATTAGCTGCCATACCATCAGGTAACGTAGAACAACAGTTACAAGGTCGGGTTGCCGGTGTAACCGTTTTAACAAATGGTCAACCAGGTACTACCAGCCAAATTAGAATTCGTGGTTTCGGTGCTTTTGGCGGTAACGAACCGTTGTATGTAGTTGACGGGCTACCGGTTGGCAATACCGAATTTCTAAACCCTGATGACATTGCTACTACCACTGTTCTAAAGGATGCTGCCGCTGCTTCTATATATGGTGCAAGAGCTGCAAACGGAGTGGTGGTATATACAACCAAATCAGGCTCTAGGGGCAAACGTAAAACCGAAATGACAATTAACATTTCAAGCGGTGTTAGCGACCCTAACTCCAACGGAGCAATAGAGACACTGAGCCCGTTAGACCAAGCTAGATATACTCATCTTGCTTACGAAAACAATGCAGCTGTTAGTGGAGAACCCGTTGATTACAATCACCCGCAGTATGGGTCTAATGCCACACCTGTTTTACCTGAGTATTTATATGCTGATGGTTTGAATGGAGTTTCTGCCAGTGAAATTAATTTTGCACAGATCGCACAAAATTACGAAGCCGATCCTGAGAACACCTTTTTAATAAAGTCTAATTTAGCCGGAACGAACTGGTACAAAGCGATTACCAGAATTGCTCCGATAAGCAGATTCTCGGTCGGTTTTGATGGAGGTACAGATAATGGCCGTTTCTATTCAAGTATTTCTGGCCAGACACAAGCAGGTATATTACTCAATAATGATTTTGAAAGATATACAGCTAGATTTAATTCTGAATGGGACATCGCTCCTTGGCTTAGCATTGGCGAAAACTTTCAAGTTACCTACAGATCAGTTACTGGAGGATTTGGCGGTGAAGGAGGAATAGGTGGTGCCGATGACGAATCTCGAATTACCGATGCAATTCGTATGTCACAAATAATACCGGTATATGATGAATTCGGTAGTTTTGCCAGTACAAAGGCCGCAGGTTTCGGTAATCCTAGAAACCCGGTAAGGGTATTGAAAAATGATGACGGAAACGACCAAGCCTATGGCATTGGTGGAACAGGAAATGTTTATGTGCTCTTGAAGCCTATTGATGGGCTAACACTACGTTCAAGCCTTGGAGGTACTTATAATAATTCTCATTATGTCTCGTATAGCTACAGATATCTTGGAGATGCCGAGCCACAGGCGAATAATGGGTTTAGCGAAGGAAGTAGCTACTTTTTTGGTTGGACGTTTACGAATACTGCTAGCTATGACAAGGTATTTGGCAAACATAGAATTAAGGCCTTGGCCGGTATCGAAGCTTTAAATACTGGTAAAGGAAGAAATATTAATGGATCAGGTACCAACCCATTTTCAACAGATGTCGATTTTCAAAGCTTAAGCGTTGTTCAAAACCCAGTGGTAAACAGCAGCCAATTTAAAGGGGTAAACTTTTATTCCATTTTTGGTAAACTTGATTATAATTTTGATGAGAAATATTATTTGACGGGGGTTCTCCGTCGAGACGGTGCTTCTCGTTTTGGAGGCAATAACAGGTATGGTACATTTCCTGCGGTTTCTGGTGCATGGCGTGTAATTGCTGAACCATTCATGCAAAATCAAGATTTTATAAATGATTTGAAGGTACGAGGGGGCTGGGGCCAAATGGGCAATTCCAATAATGTAAATCCTAACAACCAATATTCACTTTATGCCTCAAGTAGAGCAGGTACTTTCTATCAAACCACCGGACAAGCTTCCGGTGCCGATGAAGGGTTTGCCGCTAGCCGTATTGGAAATGCAAACGCCAAATGGGAAACAAGTACTAGTACGAACATAGGTTTCGATTTGAGTCTATTTAACAACCGACTTGAATTTATCTTTGATTGGTGGAAGAAAGATACCGAAGACCTTCTTTACCAATTGCCGCTGCCAGGCGTTACCGGAAATTTTGCGGCAGCACCATCGGTCAATATAGCAAAGATGTCTAATAAAGGGGTAGATTTTGAAATAATCGGAAGAGGAAATTTAGCCGATGATTTTACCTTTGAGGCAAGTGTTACCGCGGCATTCTTAAAAAATGAGATTGTATCGTTAGCACCCGGAATAGAGTTTTTTGATGGCCCTGCAGTTAGGGATATTCGGGCCACCAGAAACGCTGTTGGCCAATCATTATCTGCTTTCTATGGATATAATGTAGTTGGTTATTTTAATACTCAGGCTGAAGTTGATGCAAATGTCTATACAAATGATGAAGGAGAAACTTTACCAGCTCAAGATGGTCAGGGTTTAGGTCGATTTAAGTATGAAGATGTAGACGGAGATGGACGAATAACTCCAGATGATAGAAAATTTTTGGGTAGTCCCGTTCCTGATTTTACTGGAGGGCTAACCTTGAACCTGAAATATAAACAGCTGGAGTTTGAGACATTTTGGTATACCTCGATAGGCAATGAAATATGGAATCAAACTAAATGGTACACTGATTTTTACGGAACCTTTGAAGGAGCTGCCAAAGGTACAGCGGCTTATAAATCATGGACACCAGAACTCGGTAACAATGCTGTGGCTCCAAGATGGGAAAGCGCTTCTAATTTTAGTACAAATACGGTCGGAAATTCTTGGTATGTTGAAGACGGCACCTATGTTCGTTTACAACGTTTGGCCCTTTCATATGATTTTCGTGATTTGACCGAAAGCTTAGGTCTAACCAAATTAAGAATAGGTTTAGCTGCAAACAATATTTGGACTATTACCAATTATGGAGGTATCGACCCTGGAGTTGGAGGTGGTGTTGACACCAATTTTGGGATTGACATAGGTAACTATCCCGTTTCACCTCAATATCTAATTAATTTTGAAATTGGTATTTAA
- a CDS encoding 16S rRNA (uracil1498-N3)-methyltransferase, with amino-acid sequence MQLFYNPHLDQSVSQFTFPEEESKHIIRVLRKKEGDRLWVTNGKGYLFETEIMSAEPKRCKAQVLSSDKKHQKMHWFHMAVAPTKTNDRFEWFLEKATEIGVNEITPIFCEHSERKSIKKERLEKVIQSAMKQSQRTYLPKLNDSMSFNDFLEKENSGLLFIAHCEDDEKMDLKRRVAPDKDITILIGPEGDFSYNEIRLAYDKGFLPVSLGESRLRTETAGLVACTTVNIINNG; translated from the coding sequence ATGCAGCTTTTCTACAACCCACATCTCGACCAAAGTGTTTCACAATTCACGTTTCCTGAAGAAGAAAGTAAACATATAATACGTGTTTTACGAAAAAAGGAAGGTGACAGATTATGGGTGACGAATGGTAAGGGATATCTTTTTGAGACCGAAATAATGTCGGCAGAACCCAAAAGGTGCAAAGCCCAAGTCTTGAGCAGCGATAAGAAACACCAAAAAATGCACTGGTTTCATATGGCCGTGGCACCAACAAAGACCAATGACAGGTTTGAATGGTTTTTAGAAAAGGCTACGGAAATTGGCGTAAACGAAATCACCCCAATATTCTGTGAGCATTCAGAGCGTAAATCGATTAAAAAAGAACGGCTTGAAAAAGTAATTCAATCGGCAATGAAACAGAGTCAACGTACCTATTTGCCAAAACTGAACGATTCAATGAGTTTTAATGATTTTCTGGAAAAAGAAAACTCGGGACTACTATTTATTGCACACTGCGAAGACGACGAAAAGATGGACCTCAAGCGCAGGGTCGCACCCGATAAAGATATCACAATACTTATAGGGCCCGAAGGTGACTTTAGCTATAATGAGATTCGCTTAGCTTATGACAAGGGGTTTTTACCGGTTTCGCTCGGCGAGAGCCGACTACGAACGGAAACCGCAGGCTTGGTCGCTTGCACCACAGTCAACATCATAAACAATGGTTAA
- a CDS encoding putative PurR-regulated permease PerM — MTSKTISQGILRAVGIILGIALLLYFLYQIQSVIAYLAIAAVIALIGRPIVLFLRRKLKLPNTLAVILTMLFMVAIFAGVIALFVPLISEQGKNLSLLDIDRLKDNLNTLYQEVMDFFGATPEVVDEIIQESDFEKNIVDRLDIGFIPNILNSFLNVLSTASIGLFSVLFISFFFLKDSKLFQRGILAFVPKTKENGTVNSIDKINNLLSRYFVGLLLQIFILFVIYTITLLIVGIENAIVIAFLCALFNIIPYVGPIIGGAIMIVLTMTSNLGMDFSSVILPKTGYVLIGLLVGQLVDNFFSQPFIFSNSVKSHPLEIFLIIIIAGLLFGVVGMIVAVPGYTAIKVILKEFLAENKIVKSLTKSL; from the coding sequence ATGACCTCTAAGACAATTTCACAGGGCATTTTAAGAGCTGTCGGCATTATTCTAGGTATCGCCCTACTTTTATATTTTCTATATCAAATTCAATCGGTAATCGCCTACTTGGCCATAGCCGCGGTTATAGCACTTATTGGCAGACCCATAGTACTGTTTTTAAGACGAAAACTCAAATTGCCCAACACCTTGGCTGTAATTTTGACCATGCTATTTATGGTAGCCATTTTTGCAGGTGTAATAGCCTTGTTCGTTCCGTTGATTTCGGAACAAGGAAAAAACTTGTCGCTTCTTGATATCGATCGGTTAAAAGATAATCTAAATACGCTTTATCAAGAGGTAATGGACTTTTTTGGGGCCACACCCGAAGTAGTGGATGAAATTATTCAAGAAAGTGACTTTGAAAAAAACATAGTAGATAGGCTAGATATCGGCTTTATACCCAATATTCTTAATTCATTTTTAAACGTTTTAAGCACTGCCAGTATCGGTTTGTTCTCAGTTCTATTTATTTCTTTTTTCTTTCTAAAAGACAGTAAACTATTTCAAAGGGGAATTTTAGCTTTCGTACCAAAAACCAAAGAGAACGGTACGGTAAACTCTATTGATAAAATCAATAATTTGTTGTCGCGATACTTCGTTGGCCTTTTACTACAAATATTTATTCTTTTCGTAATTTATACGATTACATTGCTAATTGTTGGCATCGAAAATGCTATTGTTATCGCCTTCTTATGTGCACTCTTTAACATCATTCCGTACGTGGGTCCGATTATCGGTGGGGCCATTATGATCGTACTCACCATGACAAGCAATTTAGGCATGGATTTCAGCTCCGTTATTTTGCCAAAAACGGGCTACGTTCTTATTGGTTTATTAGTAGGGCAATTGGTCGATAATTTCTTTTCTCAGCCGTTTATTTTTTCAAATAGTGTCAAGTCCCATCCCCTAGAAATATTCTTGATTATCATCATCGCAGGCTTGCTCTTCGGAGTGGTAGGAATGATTGTCGCCGTGCCTGGTTATACCGCCATAAAAGTAATTTTAAAAGAGTTTTTGGCCGAAAACAAGATTGTTAAGTCACTAACTAAAAGCTTATAG
- a CDS encoding O-sialoglycoprotein endopeptidase, translated as MIGLICFTFARPTFIPNSVEKETIYILAIESSCDDTSAAVLSNKKVLSNITATQQIHEEYGGVVPELASRAHQQNIVPVVHQALNKANIDKKLISAIAFTRGPGLMGSLLVGTSFAKSLALGLNIPLIEVNHMQAHILAHFIEEQNDGSPEFPFLAMTISGGHTQIVLVEDYFDMEILGQTLDDAVGEAFDKSAKILGLPYPGGPLIDKYAKDGNPDAFPFPKPKVDELNFSFSGLKTSILYFIQRETAENPNFIDENLNDICASIQKTIVGILMDKLKKAVKQTGIKQIAIGGGVSANSEIRSALKAGEAKWGWKTYIPKFEYCTDNAAMIGIVGHLKYKQRVFTYQSISAKARYILDAQN; from the coding sequence TTGATAGGGCTAATATGTTTTACCTTTGCGCGTCCAACTTTTATTCCAAACTCGGTGGAAAAAGAAACTATTTATATTCTAGCCATAGAATCTTCATGTGATGATACTTCAGCAGCAGTATTGAGCAACAAAAAAGTGTTGAGCAATATCACGGCAACACAGCAAATTCATGAGGAATATGGGGGTGTTGTGCCCGAACTTGCCTCACGGGCACATCAGCAAAACATCGTTCCCGTAGTGCACCAAGCTTTGAACAAAGCAAATATCGATAAAAAACTGATATCTGCCATAGCTTTTACTAGGGGGCCAGGTTTGATGGGGTCACTTCTTGTCGGCACCTCGTTTGCGAAGTCGTTGGCATTGGGCTTGAATATTCCGTTAATTGAAGTCAACCATATGCAAGCCCATATTCTAGCACATTTTATAGAGGAACAAAATGATGGTTCTCCAGAATTTCCATTTCTAGCTATGACCATTAGCGGAGGGCACACTCAAATCGTTCTAGTGGAAGACTATTTTGATATGGAAATTCTTGGACAGACCCTAGATGACGCTGTTGGTGAAGCCTTTGATAAAAGTGCCAAAATATTAGGACTGCCCTACCCTGGCGGACCACTTATCGATAAATACGCAAAAGATGGAAACCCTGATGCATTTCCCTTTCCTAAACCCAAAGTTGATGAGCTAAACTTCAGTTTCAGCGGATTGAAGACGAGTATTCTTTATTTCATTCAAAGAGAAACTGCCGAAAACCCGAATTTCATCGATGAAAATTTGAATGACATTTGCGCTTCCATACAAAAAACCATTGTTGGCATCTTAATGGATAAACTTAAAAAGGCCGTTAAGCAGACCGGCATCAAACAAATAGCAATCGGCGGTGGTGTTTCTGCCAACTCAGAAATAAGAAGTGCATTGAAAGCAGGGGAAGCAAAATGGGGATGGAAAACGTACATACCTAAATTTGAATATTGTACAGACAATGCAGCTATGATAGGTATTGTAGGCCATCTAAAATACAAACAAAGGGTATTCACTTACCAATCTATCAGTGCAAAGGCCCGTTATATTCTAGATGCTCAAAATTGA